The following proteins come from a genomic window of Herpetosiphonaceae bacterium:
- a CDS encoding L-ribulose-5-phosphate 4-epimerase, producing the protein MLEQLKEQLWKLHLELPKNGLVKWTGGNVSARDPESGLVVIKPSGVLYADLRPADHVVINLQGEIVEGHLKPSSDTASHLYIYRQRPDVNGVVHTHSAYATAFAALGKPIPVYLTAIADEFGGPIPCAGFALIGGEEIGQQVVAHIGDSAAVLLKNHGVFTVGPTATAAVKAAVMVEDVAKAVWLALQLGTPDEIPAEAVAKLHDRYMHVYGQR; encoded by the coding sequence ATGCTCGAACAACTCAAAGAACAGCTTTGGAAGCTGCACCTGGAGCTACCAAAAAACGGGCTGGTGAAATGGACCGGCGGCAATGTCAGCGCGCGCGATCCGGAGAGCGGGCTGGTGGTGATCAAGCCCAGTGGTGTGCTCTACGCGGACCTGCGCCCAGCGGATCATGTCGTGATCAACCTCCAGGGCGAGATCGTCGAGGGCCATCTCAAGCCCTCGTCGGACACCGCCAGCCATCTCTACATCTACCGGCAACGGCCCGATGTCAACGGCGTGGTGCATACCCACTCGGCCTATGCCACCGCCTTTGCCGCACTTGGCAAGCCGATCCCGGTGTATCTCACCGCGATTGCCGATGAGTTCGGCGGCCCGATCCCCTGCGCCGGTTTTGCGCTGATCGGCGGTGAGGAGATCGGCCAGCAGGTGGTCGCGCACATCGGCGACTCGGCGGCGGTGCTGCTGAAGAACCACGGGGTGTTCACGGTCGGGCCGACGGCTACGGCGGCGGTCAAGGCGGCGGTGATGGTCGAAGACGTTGCGAAGGCGGTCTGGCTGGCGCTGCAACTGGGCACGCCCGACGAGATTCCGGCTGAGGCTGTCGCGAAACTGCATGATCGGTATATGCATGTCTACGGTCAGCGATGA
- a CDS encoding FGGY-family carbohydrate kinase, with amino-acid sequence MDRNDAQRALERGTTVLGIELGSTRIKAVLIDEQHTPIASGSYAWENRYESGVWTYQLEDVWTGVQESYRKLSAEVRERYAIPIPHTAIGAIGFSAMMHGYMAFDRRGTLLVPFRTWRNTMTGPASEELTELFQFNVPQRWSIAHLYQAIMNKEPHVGDIHYLTTLAGYVHWKLTGHTVVGVGEASGMFPIDSTINDYDARMIAIFNERLTAEKIVWRVQDILPNVLVAGAAAGALTAEGARLLDPTGHLRAGIPLCPPEGDAGTGMAATNSVAERTGNVSAGTSVFAMIVLEKPLSKVYPEIDLVTTPTGKPVAMVHSNNCTSDLNAWVDLFGEFTQALGVELSEARLFDLLYTTALVGDADGGGLLAYNYVSGEHITHLEAGRPLFVRTPDSRFTLANFMRVHLFAALGALKIGLDILFTQEHVQIDQVVGHGGFFKTPAVAQTIMAAAMKVPVSVMETAGEGGAWGIALLAAYMLQKAPHESLETYLADTVFAGEHGTTIAPNPADVDGFTAFMERYTQGLSIERAAVDALREQSHDQQARK; translated from the coding sequence ATGGATCGAAACGATGCCCAACGAGCACTTGAGCGCGGCACGACCGTACTTGGCATCGAGCTGGGATCGACGCGCATCAAAGCGGTGCTGATCGACGAGCAGCATACGCCGATCGCTTCAGGAAGCTATGCCTGGGAAAACCGATACGAAAGCGGCGTCTGGACCTACCAGCTCGAAGATGTTTGGACGGGCGTGCAGGAAAGCTACCGGAAGCTCAGCGCCGAGGTCCGCGAGCGGTATGCCATCCCCATCCCGCACACAGCCATCGGCGCCATCGGCTTCAGCGCTATGATGCATGGCTATATGGCATTCGATCGCCGTGGGACGCTCCTCGTCCCGTTTCGGACTTGGCGCAACACCATGACAGGACCGGCTTCGGAAGAGCTCACCGAGCTGTTCCAATTCAACGTTCCGCAGCGCTGGAGCATTGCCCATCTCTACCAGGCGATCATGAACAAGGAGCCCCACGTCGGGGATATTCATTATCTGACCACGCTGGCTGGCTATGTCCATTGGAAGCTGACGGGGCACACGGTGGTGGGCGTCGGCGAAGCTTCGGGCATGTTCCCCATCGATAGCACGATCAACGATTACGATGCGCGCATGATCGCGATCTTCAACGAGCGCCTCACGGCGGAAAAGATTGTGTGGAGAGTCCAGGACATCCTGCCGAACGTCCTTGTCGCTGGCGCTGCCGCTGGCGCGCTGACCGCGGAAGGCGCGCGATTGCTCGATCCCACCGGCCACCTGCGGGCGGGAATCCCGCTCTGCCCGCCAGAGGGCGACGCGGGCACCGGCATGGCCGCGACCAACAGCGTGGCCGAGCGCACGGGCAATGTCTCCGCCGGAACCTCCGTTTTTGCCATGATCGTGTTAGAGAAACCGCTGTCGAAGGTCTATCCCGAGATTGACCTGGTGACAACGCCCACCGGCAAGCCGGTCGCGATGGTCCATAGCAACAACTGCACATCCGATCTCAATGCCTGGGTTGACCTGTTCGGGGAATTCACGCAGGCGCTTGGGGTGGAGCTGAGCGAGGCTAGGCTGTTTGACCTGCTGTACACTACGGCGCTCGTCGGCGATGCGGATGGCGGCGGGCTGCTCGCCTACAACTACGTGTCGGGCGAGCATATCACGCACCTTGAAGCGGGTCGTCCATTGTTCGTCCGCACCCCGGACAGCCGCTTCACGCTGGCGAACTTCATGCGCGTGCATCTGTTCGCGGCACTCGGCGCACTGAAGATCGGGCTGGACATCCTCTTTACCCAGGAGCACGTGCAGATCGACCAGGTGGTCGGTCACGGCGGCTTCTTCAAGACCCCGGCCGTGGCGCAAACGATCATGGCCGCGGCGATGAAGGTCCCCGTTTCTGTTATGGAGACGGCAGGCGAGGGCGGCGCCTGGGGCATTGCCCTGCTTGCCGCCTATATGCTCCAGAAGGCACCCCATGAGTCCCTGGAAACCTATCTCGCCGATACGGTCTTTGCCGGAGAGCACGGCACGACGATCGCGCCCAATCCGGCGGATGTGGACGGCTTTACCGCGTTCATGGAGCGCTACACGCAGGGACTCAGCATCGAACGCGCCGCCGTGGATGCGCTGAGGGAGCAGAGCCACGATCAGCAAGCGAGGAAGTGA